The genomic stretch TTCAACATTCTGTCAATTCGTCCGAACGCAACATAACTACGCGGCGATCATGGGATACTTGTACGGCTCCTCGTAGGGCACTTCGACCTTGTACTCCATGCTGCACTCGCGGCAGGTCCCGTTCACCAAGAACTGGttgaaattaatgttgttCTCGTGGAATGATTCGATGAGGGCAGTGATGAGGCTGTCGATCATGTCGGGCGTGTGGTGCGGGCCCGGCGCGAAGCGCAGCCGCTCGGCGCCGCGCGCCACCGTGGGGTGGTTGATGGCCTGCACGTAGTGCCCGCGCCGCATCAGCGACTCCGCCACGCGCGCCACCGCCTGCGCGCCCGCGATGGGCACCGGCACGATGTGGCTCACCGACGGCATCTGCGGCAGCCCCGCCACCAGCAGCGACAGCTTCAGGTAGCGCACGATGGCCTGGTGCCTGGCGCGCAGGCTGCGCCCCTCCTCGCTGGCCAGCAGCCGGATGGCGGCCAGCGAGCCGGCCAGCACGGGCGGCGGCAGCGCCGTCGTGAAGATGAACCCGGGCGCCAGCGAGCGCACCGTGTCCACGAGCAGGGAGGAGCCGGCGATGTAGCCGCCGACGTTGCCGAAGGCCTTCCCCAACGTGCCGGACACGATGTCTATCTTGTGCTCTTTGCCTCTCTCCTCGCCGATCCCGGCCCCGTGCTTCCCGTATAGACCTACAGCGTGGACTTCGTCGACGAAAGTCAACGCTCCGTATTCGTGGGCTATGTTACACATTTCTTCTAAAGGACAAATAGCTCCACTCATAGAGTGGACAGTCTCAAAGACGACTAGCTTCGGCACGCCTTCCGGCGATTGGGAGAGCAGCTCCCTCAGGTGTTTCGGATCATTGTGCCTGAATATATGTTTAGGCGCTCTACTATTTCTTATTCCCTGTATCATAGAGGCGTGGTTGCCTGCATCcgaataaacaatacaacCAGGTAAAATTTTAGCTAGAGTAGACAACGTCGCATCGTTGGCGACGAAGCAGGAGCTAAATATTAGCGCCGCAGGTTTCTTGTGTAGCTTAGCTATTTCAGATTCTAATTTTTCCGTCATCTGCGAGTTCCCGGCGATGTTGCGCGTGCCGCCGGCGCCGGTGCCGTACGACTTGATGGCGGACACGGCGGCGTCCTGCACGGCCGGGTGCCGCGACGCGCCCAGGTAGTCGTTGGCGCACCACACCGTCACGCGCCGGTTGTCCAGCCCCTCGAGAGCCTGAGGATACATACCGTCGGCGGCCAACCGCGACACTTTCCTGAACACACGGTACGAGTAATCCCTCTTCTTGGCGCTTATTTGTTCGTTGAAGAACTTATCGTAGGAGTAGGGCCGGGCGCGTTCGACGATGTCCTCGGTCATCTCCTTGGGAGCGTCCGCGACGACGGCGTTGTTTTTCTGTATAAATGGACATTTAGTCTCATCTTGACCTAGAGAGCGGAATCCTCTAGAAATTATCGGGCAAAAGTTTCCATACTGTTTCATCAGTACGGTGCCATAATTTCGTACGAAAGCTTGATTGAGCGAACCCATGAATGGACAGGGCATTTTATGTAATCAATGACACTCACTCGTAACACTTGTGACACAAAGCGTGAATGCTCTGCACACTTGTCTCGATATTTCGTAAAACGTTGGCTCTCACTGTAGCCGAACGTTCGAGGATATGATGTTTAACTGATAGTATAACACACTGCACCCTTCATTTATAAGATCGGTGTCGTCATATCGATTACGGCTGACTAAATGATTGTAAACTTCAACTCCACgtacaatttgtattttgattCATAACCTAAAATGTTGTCGCTACAAAAAATTCAACTGAGTTATCAACTTCAATTAATAGACGTTCATTATAATGTAGAACATACCTAAGTATAAACTTTATACAcaacacattattttaagatttattctttttttttaagacgcATCATCTACTATGAATAgccaaaatattattttagatttcattcatttttgtGATCAGATGTTTTTGACATTTGTCAATTGTGCAAATTATGTAGTCTGTCAATTTCTAATTTTAGGTTTATGGACCataatatgagaaaaaaacttctaaaagagtatacttaatatttgagaaaaatgaaaaattgtttgtgtacgattaatttaatatacgatTCATAtgcatgttttaaaatatatattgaatattaaagaaactacaaaaaataGATAGGAAGCGGAAAGAAACGATAAAAAGTTAacttatattagaaaatattaatatcgtcAGTGTAATAGtccaataaagtattatttttttacatatttttacgtCTGACTTCGAAATATAATTCCTCATTCTATATGTCAAAATCGTTtatcttatttctttatttctgtGGCAATTGACATTTTTGACTTTGATGCTTAGAGTTTGAAATTTGTCAAATATATCTtacaagaaattataaataaaatttaattcactgGAGTTCACTACAATTCTGACTTAtgtgcaataaaaatgttttctttaaataatttggaaCTGCGAAAAGTAACCATATCAAGCCTGTTATCATGCATTTATTTACCAAGTATTGTCACAGTGATATCTTATAGAGGAATTCTTTATTCTGTGGGAAAGGGATCGTCCTTTTATATtctagtattaatatttatagcagAATTAGCAAAATCATTCTATTTATCATCAAATAATGATATTCAGTCAAAAAGAAGTAGAAACAAAATGAGAGCCAGTGACATCGTCAAGACCTTTGGTTTCTTGCTTGGAGTTATGTTCTGTTTCTTCgttggtattatattatttggagCACCAGTTCTGGATAACCATGAGGGAACTTTGGTATTGTCGACGCTACTCACGCTGCTAACAATATTCCCACTAGTGGCACACTCTGGAGTTGAGACAGCTGTGCAGCTTTTATTTGGTGTGAAGAGTTTTTCTAAAGATACAATTGTGGCAATGTTGGTCAACAATGCTTTGCTCACAGTGGGAGGAGCATGGCTTGGCGCTGTAGTGATACCATTAGACTGGAACACTCCGTGGCAACAATGGCCTATACCTTGTTACCTTGGAGCTATTGGTGGATATGTCCTGGCTAATGTAATGACAGTATTAAAAGTGACTATGATGTCTgcagcaaataaatataaatttcttaactTTTTTGTTAACATCATGAACAAATTACATGTTTCTAAGTAGTTTCttcaatctatttatttatttctaataaattgtatatttaaaactgttttattttttattatctgctGCAAAAATATGCACAAAAGACAATAGACACAAAATTTAGGATAATTGTtgcaatttcaaataaaattggaattttatgaccccacttaaaaaaaattcctcttgaaataaattgggatttggattaaatttggtacagagatagtttgagactcaAAAAAGGGGAGaatagtttgtaaatataaacaaacagataatccttttttttcatttcagttGAAAAGAAAGATATTTGCTCCCTTCAAGGGACATgtgttttctacaaaaaaatgaaataatagctaTTTATGTTGTCTACATGTAAGGATTGGTCactaatttatgtaatattgctCATGCAAAGTTATGGCTTTCTTGGTTTGAAGTGACAttcattatacaaatttaaaaaatatgctcATGgcactttttttataaattatttactgttaGGTATATTTGACTATAGTTATATTGCACATCTTTGCAATGCTAAAATCTGACATTCtgttcttttcctcacctttaCCAGTCCTTTCATTCTTACTCTTCATCAATTGTCTATagctttttcattttttaaagctGGCAATGCATTTGTATATCTACTTACGTCTACTTATGTTTATTGGCGGTGATAGTCGCTTACCGCCCGGCGATCCATAGCCCTTAACTTTGGGAAGATCTTGTGTGTTGTCCATCTGTATTATGTCGATTATAGTCATTGGATTTATTTGattccatataaaaaaataatacataactaaattatacaaaagGTATTATCAAATGTGGgcaacaattgtttttttagaaaataagacaaatgaatagtaaattaacaatttatttgtgtctgttaaatatttacaagttcTATCTAACattacaatgaataaaatatgaaacttaaCCAATCTTGATCACATTTTAAATCCCTATAAATTAGCAATGtagcattatataaatatgttttctcCATTAATTTTCCAAATGCAGTGCATGCACTAGTGGTTCAATTTAGAAGTTAACAATAATCTTAATTGGCGTTCaggatatattaatataaggttaacaataattatgtcattaacaatttatatttaacatgaaaGTTTCATAGTatctttattcattcaacaaCAATTGAATTCACACTTAAATGGTACTAAAGCTTGGTTACAaacttaacataattttatcaactaTTTAAATCCACTTACAAATTGTACAATCtgatatcattaattaatgtgtttataaaGCCAAAGTTGAAATCGATTATTGCATAACCATTAAGAAATGTtaacacaacaaaaatttattgaaaaaatatactttttttatattccaatTAACTTGTGGCACATAGCATTATTTgcattttgcaatattttgttaaatttttgtgttgttGTGTTTGGAATATGAACAAACACATTCTAAGGCCGATAAATTGGTACTTTCATTATTGCTCAAAGCATCACTTTGTTACGACATAGGTTTTTAATCTAGTAAATATCGGCCCTAACTTCAATACTTTCTACGCAAATGCAGTGAAGGACTTTCAACaactttcaatatttacacTTATTATTTGCTTACGCTAAATTACGTAAAACTAAAATCTCATCTTCATATCAGCAcctttaacacaaaaataaagtgtttgctaattttttatatatatttaggtatgattatttaaaaactttgtgATTACGTACGATACGtgcaaatattacatttttcggtttattgttttgaacaaacaaaaaagttgGTTCTACTGAattcgaaaaataataaaatatggcgcgaaaaataaagaaaatgataGCAGAATGGCATgtcacaaatatataaaagttctaTGACAATTACTGATAGTTACACAGCCATAGCTGCATTAGGCCTACCTCACAGATTAGGATCTAAAAATGaaaggctgatgatgatatctATATAGGTCATgctaaaagcattttaaagtttttgttttataatatttttgctaaGATAGtatatcttttgttttatattttaaattttaatttactgcaAAACTTTGTCTAGAACAACTTTAACTTCAGagtttacacatttataaaacttttgctaaaataataatcttcaCGATGactagtttttagtttttttatatgtactggtgataataatgtgtttttaaaaacttatattcagttatatatcaaaaatactttaatgttATCTTAATTGATTCACGCATCGAACATCATTCACgattaacaatacaaaatactttattatgacatatattggcttaaagtataaaaatgcaCCACTTACactaaatactatattaatttaacaatagcAGATTATAAAGTGGAATTCGTTTgcaatgttttcattaaaatcattgGAAACTTAAATATGAAAACGAAAAAGAGAGTCTGAACTAACggaataaaagatattttaagaaaattttaatatggcgATACTACAACGaagattaaatgaaataattaaatttatctactTTATCATAATTGCAAAAAAgatgcatttatttaacgaaaaaagattacattttattttgtaattaatatgtaacgCTAAAAATGAAATCGAGTTCCACTTTAAAACAAAGTTCTACACCGAAATGCGCCTGACCAAAAGTTTATAGTTCTCAAAATTGCATGCACTACTGGCAGTGATACTGTACGATTAacgtgtaaaataatttcaattatcaaagaaattattataagagcGCAATAGTACAATATACTCGTCTTCCATAGTATATTTCTAGAAACATTTTACTTTCAAATTCAAGCTTTGATCGTTCTAGCGTATTGAGCTATATTTAAAGCATAATCTGTGTCaaagataaaaattcaatctaccatttcaatataaaagttacaaattttaagtttCCTCATCAAAGCTTTTTTTCAATAGACCTTTACCTCTTTTTTACAACTGGaactactatataatataaaaaaaaatcaataatatataaatttggtcGGTAGTATTTGTGACGTCACGTCACATGTACAATGttttttgacatttgacagAACTTTGACATTTGACTAGGCTATTTGAGAACAGACCTTTGCCTTTTAACAGCTGGAACTACAATATTTATCCTTAGAAAAAAATCACGAATATAGAGAAGTAGTAATTTGGTCAGTCGGTGATGATAGTGGTGACGTCACAGGCCACAGCGCCGTCGAGTTACGTGTTGTTCGTGTCCGGCTGGAAGTAGTGGATACCGtttatctgaaataaaaatattaattattttggacATACTGtgataagcaataaaatactttaataaaatatatatactataaatataatactatgataaaatatatacaataaaatattatatacattttattatttatttatatatttatagaatgttttggttctatttttaaaatcataaatttgttataatatgttctaagtaatataatcttttaataaatatatcttttaagtagtataaaaataagaaaaacttaaTGCCACTCggaaaatagatttttgaatCGTTTATAGTTTTTTCTTCCTTCGAGCTGTATGACGCTGCAGACTGGTAGAGGAGGACTGGTTCCTGTATCGTACCGTCATGTCGTACTCCGTGACGAAGGCGGGCACGTCGAGCTGGTGCGGCTGCATCACGCTGTACAGGAACTCGACGCCGGGCAGCGTGTGCACCTTCGCCTTGATCGCCGGCGCCATGAACGTCGTGAACCACCACGTCATCATCTGCAACGCACGACGTCATTCGGTTACTGGATACATTCTCTTGTGCACCATTtagagaatattatttaatgtatacttGTGAGAAATTAtgtgaggcgggattcgaacccgcgtctttttgccatactgtagcaacgcctagcctctcgaccgcccgtgatcccgcctcagcaaATGAATTTCTCCTACTATTTCGGGTTCATGTGCCTAAAGGACGCCCCATGCCATCTATTCGAattccgcctcgtgatcattCTTTTACTATTCtttaaaaggattttaatgctttaaaaactaaaaatgaaaccTAAACTTGTGATAATATAGTATAGGgctgatgagtttgtttaaacgcgcaaatctcaggaactactggactaTCTGAGATTTCTATGTAATCTCTGAATTCTACAggctatatgtatgtatatattatggaCCACGGACGAAACCGGGACGAAACgctaataacatatattctTCAACCAGAGACATGCATAGATCAAGGAAGGTTCgtgcctcccatgtggtcattttaatttcattttttgattttttttggtCTACTTTTGACAATCTGAAGgaggt from Zerene cesonia ecotype Mississippi unplaced genomic scaffold, Zerene_cesonia_1.1 Zces_u002, whole genome shotgun sequence encodes the following:
- the LOC119838261 gene encoding 5-aminolevulinate synthase, erythroid-specific, mitochondrial, producing MPCPFMGSLNQAFVRNYGTVLMKQYGNFCPIISRGFRSLGQDETKCPFIQKNNAVVADAPKEMTEDIVERARPYSYDKFFNEQISAKKRDYSYRVFRKVSRLAADGMYPQALEGLDNRRVTVWCANDYLGASRHPAVQDAAVSAIKSYGTGAGGTRNIAGNSQMTEKLESEIAKLHKKPAALIFSSCFVANDATLSTLAKILPGCIVYSDAGNHASMIQGIRNSRAPKHIFRHNDPKHLRELLSQSPEGVPKLVVFETVHSMSGAICPLEEMCNIAHEYGALTFVDEVHAVGLYGKHGAGIGEERGKEHKIDIVSGTLGKAFGNVGGYIAGSSLLVDTVRSLAPGFIFTTALPPPVLAGSLAAIRLLASEEGRSLRARHQAIVRYLKLSLLVAGLPQMPSVSHIVPVPIAGAQAVARVAESLMRRGHYVQAINHPTVARGAERLRFAPGPHHTPDMIDSLITALIESFHENNINFNQFLVNGTCRECSMEYKVEVPYEEPYKYPMIAA
- the LOC119838320 gene encoding phosphatidylinositol-glycan biosynthesis class F protein translates to MFSLNNLELRKVTISSLLSCIYLPSIVTVISYRGILYSVGKGSSFYILVLIFIAELAKSFYLSSNNDIQSKRSRNKMRASDIVKTFGFLLGVMFCFFVGIILFGAPVLDNHEGTLVLSTLLTLLTIFPLVAHSGVETAVQLLFGVKSFSKDTIVAMLVNNALLTVGGAWLGAVVIPLDWNTPWQQWPIPCYLGAIGGYVLANVMTVLKVTMMSAANKYKFLNFFVNIMNKLHVSK